One Dehalococcoidia bacterium DNA segment encodes these proteins:
- a CDS encoding ACT domain-containing protein, with product MRVKQISVFVENKPGRLEDILGALEKAQINIRALSISDSGEFGIVRMVLPHAEQSQESLREAGFTTRLDTLLAYSMPDVPGGMLNNVVKPLTKAGINLKYFYAYTDPATKQAVVVIKPDNLEKAEQILKSL from the coding sequence ATGAGAGTAAAGCAGATTTCTGTCTTTGTCGAAAACAAGCCAGGCAGATTGGAGGATATCCTTGGAGCGCTTGAGAAGGCGCAGATCAATATCCGTGCCCTTTCCATCAGCGATAGCGGCGAGTTCGGGATTGTGCGAATGGTGCTGCCTCATGCCGAGCAGAGCCAGGAATCGTTGCGCGAGGCTGGATTCACCACCCGGCTGGATACGCTCCTTGCTTATTCCATGCCGGATGTGCCGGGCGGGATGCTGAATAACGTAGTAAAGCCGCTGACCAAGGCCGGGATCAATCTCAAGTACTTCTATGCCTACACCGACCCAGCGACCAAACAGGCAGTGGTGGTGATAAAGCCGGATAATCTGGAGAAGGCTGAGCAGATTCTGAAGTCGCTATAA
- a CDS encoding phenylacetate--CoA ligase: protein MIRDPQLEKMSRVELEKLQLERLKKQVAHVYEKSPFYQRTLKEKGVKPADIKKLSDITKLPFTSKADFRDNYPFGLMCVPLNKVVRFHSSSGTTGKPIVAPYTQGDIDMWSEVMARSMAAAGMAAGDVMQNSYGYGLFTGGLGFHYGGERLGAAVLPTSGGNTKRQLLLLQDLGTTVLTCTPSYALILHETAKELGIDWRETKLRLAICGAEPWSDQLRDEIQGKMHVKAINIYGLTEVIGPGVSVECTEQCGMHIWEDHFLAEIIDPVTGEPLPYGSAGELVLTTLSKEAQPVIRFRTKDITSLTPEPCKCGRTHVRMTRVMGRTDDMLVIKGVNVFPSQIESVLLAVEGVEPHYMIVVDRQEGFKSDYLEIWVEVSEGIFSDEMSKMKDLEKRLRDEMDSVLAITAKIKLVEPKTITRYEGKSKRVVNRDELK, encoded by the coding sequence ATGATACGAGATCCTCAGCTTGAAAAGATGTCCAGAGTCGAGCTGGAGAAACTCCAGCTGGAGCGGCTGAAGAAGCAGGTGGCTCACGTATATGAGAAGTCGCCTTTCTACCAGCGAACCTTAAAGGAGAAAGGCGTCAAACCCGCCGATATCAAGAAGCTCTCCGATATTACCAAGTTGCCCTTTACCAGCAAGGCCGACTTTCGAGACAATTATCCTTTTGGATTGATGTGTGTTCCGCTCAACAAAGTGGTTCGCTTTCATTCATCGAGCGGCACCACTGGCAAGCCGATTGTGGCTCCTTATACTCAGGGAGATATCGATATGTGGTCGGAAGTGATGGCCCGATCGATGGCTGCTGCAGGCATGGCCGCAGGCGATGTGATGCAGAATTCCTATGGATACGGACTTTTCACTGGCGGACTCGGCTTCCACTACGGCGGCGAACGCCTGGGGGCGGCGGTACTTCCCACCAGCGGCGGAAATACCAAGCGGCAGTTGCTTTTGCTGCAAGACCTGGGTACCACTGTTTTGACCTGTACTCCTTCGTATGCGCTGATCCTGCATGAGACCGCCAAGGAGTTGGGGATCGACTGGCGGGAGACCAAGCTTCGGCTGGCCATTTGCGGGGCGGAGCCGTGGTCCGATCAGCTCAGGGATGAAATCCAGGGAAAGATGCACGTCAAAGCTATCAACATCTACGGCCTGACCGAGGTGATCGGGCCGGGTGTTTCCGTGGAATGCACGGAACAGTGTGGCATGCACATCTGGGAAGACCACTTTTTGGCGGAGATCATTGATCCGGTCACCGGTGAACCGCTGCCCTACGGATCGGCAGGGGAACTGGTGCTGACCACTCTCAGCAAGGAAGCCCAGCCTGTGATCCGGTTCCGCACCAAGGATATCACCAGCCTGACTCCTGAGCCATGCAAATGCGGCCGGACTCATGTTCGAATGACCCGTGTGATGGGGCGTACCGACGATATGCTGGTGATCAAAGGGGTCAATGTCTTCCCCTCTCAGATAGAGAGCGTGCTGCTGGCGGTCGAGGGTGTGGAGCCGCACTATATGATCGTGGTGGATCGGCAGGAAGGGTTCAAGTCGGACTATTTGGAGATATGGGTGGAAGTATCGGAAGGCATCTTCTCCGATGAGATGTCCAAGATGAAGGACCTGGAAAAGCGGCTCCGTGACGAGATGGATAGCGTGCTGGCCATTACCGCCAAGATCAAGCTGGTGGAGCCTAAGACCATCACCCGCTACGAAGGCAAGTCCAAGCGGGTGGTCAATCGGGATGAGTTGAAATAG
- a CDS encoding indolepyruvate oxidoreductase subunit beta, whose product MKDVNVLMVGVGGQGVILASDALAEIGMKAGYDVKKTDSLGMAQRGGSVVSNVRWGQNVFSPMIKKGEVDFLIGFEEIEAARWASYLSPGGVAIVADVTIIPVSSMSGGVPYPGWDKIKSILAHYTEKVYLLPAARIGEEVKNPRALNMVMMGAIAAFLDLKDELWLEDIRRKVPPKFLDSSIQAFHKGAQVTQSMKEKGVSR is encoded by the coding sequence ATGAAAGATGTAAATGTATTGATGGTGGGAGTTGGCGGGCAGGGCGTGATCTTGGCGAGCGATGCTCTGGCGGAGATCGGTATGAAGGCCGGATACGATGTGAAGAAAACCGATTCTCTGGGAATGGCGCAACGAGGCGGCAGCGTGGTCAGCAATGTCCGCTGGGGCCAGAACGTCTTCTCCCCGATGATCAAGAAGGGGGAAGTGGATTTCCTGATAGGCTTCGAAGAGATCGAGGCGGCTCGCTGGGCTTCGTATTTGAGCCCGGGCGGTGTGGCCATCGTTGCCGATGTGACCATCATTCCCGTCTCATCGATGAGCGGCGGAGTTCCTTATCCGGGATGGGACAAGATCAAGTCGATCCTGGCTCATTATACCGAGAAAGTCTATCTGCTTCCGGCTGCGCGGATTGGAGAGGAAGTCAAAAATCCCAGAGCGCTGAACATGGTGATGATGGGGGCGATAGCCGCATTTCTTGATCTGAAGGATGAGTTGTGGCTGGAAGATATCCGGCGCAAGGTCCCTCCGAAATTCCTTGATTCCAGCATTCAGGCGTTCCACAAGGGAGCCCAGGTGACCCAATCGATGAAAGAAAAAGGGGTGTCCAGATGA